From Spartinivicinus ruber, the proteins below share one genomic window:
- a CDS encoding 2-isopropylmalate synthase, protein MNNNRVVIFDTTLRDGEQSPGASMTKDEKLRIAKALEKMRVDVIEAGFAMASPGDFESVKAIAEAIKGSSICSLSRALDGDIDRAGEALKNAVAPRIHTFIATSPIHMKYKLRMEPEKVLEQAVHAVKRARNLVDDVEFSCEDAGRSELDFLCKVIEAAINAGAKTINIPDTVGYAIPHQFGETFQQLIERIPNADKAIFSVHCHNDLGLAVANSLAAVAHGARQVECTINGLGERAGNASLEEIVMAIKTRQDVLNVETNIDTKHIVSTSRLVSSITGFPIQPNKAIVGANAFAHESGIHQDGMLKHRETYEIMKAEDVGWKTNKMVLGKHSGRTAFKGRLEELGVHFNSEAELNTAFARFKELADKKHEIFDEDLQALVSDTRASEIAEKYRLQTLEVCSRTGETPVAQVTLSVDGREQNASSEGSGPVDATFKAIESIVQSNTSLELYSVHAITSGTDSQGEVTVRLERGGRIVNGNGADTDIVIASAKAYINALNLLEAGINKAHPQAGNV, encoded by the coding sequence ATGAACAATAATCGAGTTGTCATATTCGATACGACATTGCGTGATGGTGAGCAGAGCCCTGGTGCTTCAATGACCAAGGATGAAAAGCTACGAATTGCTAAAGCCTTAGAGAAAATGCGAGTGGATGTGATTGAGGCAGGTTTTGCTATGGCAAGCCCTGGTGACTTTGAATCAGTTAAAGCAATTGCTGAAGCTATTAAAGGTAGCAGTATTTGTAGCTTGTCCCGGGCCTTGGATGGAGATATTGACCGGGCTGGTGAAGCACTGAAAAATGCGGTTGCACCACGAATTCATACTTTTATTGCAACATCTCCTATTCATATGAAATATAAGCTGCGAATGGAGCCAGAAAAGGTATTAGAACAAGCTGTCCATGCAGTAAAGCGTGCTCGTAACTTGGTTGATGATGTTGAGTTTTCCTGTGAAGACGCTGGACGATCTGAGTTAGACTTTTTATGCAAAGTTATTGAAGCTGCCATTAATGCGGGTGCAAAAACGATTAACATCCCTGACACGGTAGGGTATGCGATTCCCCATCAATTTGGAGAAACCTTCCAGCAGTTAATTGAACGTATCCCAAATGCTGATAAAGCCATTTTTTCGGTTCATTGTCATAATGATTTAGGACTTGCGGTGGCTAATTCTTTAGCGGCTGTTGCTCATGGTGCTAGACAAGTTGAGTGCACTATTAATGGTTTGGGGGAAAGGGCTGGAAATGCTTCACTTGAAGAAATTGTGATGGCAATTAAAACCCGTCAGGATGTTTTAAACGTTGAAACCAACATTGATACAAAACACATTGTGTCCACTTCTCGGTTAGTTTCAAGCATTACCGGATTTCCAATTCAGCCTAACAAAGCGATTGTTGGAGCTAATGCATTTGCTCATGAGTCTGGGATTCACCAAGATGGCATGCTGAAGCACCGTGAAACCTATGAAATCATGAAGGCAGAGGATGTAGGGTGGAAAACCAATAAAATGGTGTTAGGTAAGCACTCTGGTCGTACTGCTTTCAAAGGGCGGTTGGAAGAATTAGGTGTACACTTTAATTCAGAAGCTGAATTAAATACAGCATTTGCTCGCTTTAAAGAGCTTGCTGATAAGAAACACGAAATATTTGATGAAGACTTACAGGCTTTGGTCAGCGATACCAGGGCTTCTGAAATTGCTGAAAAATACAGGCTACAAACCTTAGAGGTTTGCTCAAGAACAGGTGAAACACCTGTAGCGCAAGTGACACTATCAGTTGATGGCAGAGAACAAAATGCTTCTTCAGAAGGGAGTGGTCCTGTGGATGCTACGTTTAAAGCAATTGAATCGATTGTTCAGTCTAATACTTCCCTTGAATTATATTCAGTTCATGCAATTACCAGTGGAACTGACTCTCAGGGAGAAGTAACTGTTCGACTGGAACGTGGAGGAAGAATCGTTAATGGCAATGGGGCTGACACAGATATTGTCATTGCTTCTGCTAAGGCTTACATTAACGCCCTTAATTTATTAGAAGCAGGCATTAATAAAGCCCACCCTCAGGCTGGAAATGTCTAA
- a CDS encoding uracil-DNA glycosylase family protein, translated as MLEQQRQAYLEAMGVPLWFPRYQLPGALPTPDYHWPETTSQDLVDARSAASLTVQETSGSQLHFDRENLPSDLQKHFSDQPKVAKQQIRESLIDKSKDHQSTANAANITQQPSQETEQSTAVFLTTKKEPCFFQLVCLEPNEQVLLITELPYSGVNELSALHYSLMNNLLVALKINDAVKEAKSFKWPFTHQPFIDQSERIAKAAVKAYLREQLDLSDKKLVIFMGPAAAKFGLGLEQDFDSWRGTQQQGEQWIAVTHSINEILRLPQCKKEAWKDLVAVTDIDWQ; from the coding sequence ATGTTAGAGCAGCAGCGTCAGGCTTATCTGGAAGCGATGGGAGTTCCATTATGGTTCCCGCGTTATCAGTTACCTGGTGCATTGCCTACACCAGATTATCACTGGCCTGAAACAACCAGCCAAGATTTAGTAGATGCCCGTTCAGCTGCGTCTTTAACAGTTCAAGAAACAAGTGGTAGTCAGCTTCATTTTGACCGAGAAAACTTGCCCTCTGATTTGCAGAAACATTTTTCTGATCAACCTAAAGTGGCAAAGCAGCAAATACGAGAGTCGTTAATTGACAAAAGCAAGGACCATCAATCAACAGCGAACGCAGCGAATATTACGCAGCAACCAAGTCAAGAAACAGAGCAAAGTACGGCGGTATTCTTAACTACCAAAAAAGAACCCTGTTTTTTTCAGTTAGTTTGCCTTGAACCTAATGAGCAAGTCTTATTAATTACAGAGCTGCCTTATAGTGGGGTTAATGAATTATCGGCTTTACATTATTCATTAATGAACAATTTGCTTGTTGCGTTAAAAATCAATGATGCAGTTAAAGAAGCTAAAAGCTTTAAGTGGCCCTTTACCCATCAACCATTTATTGATCAATCTGAACGAATCGCCAAGGCGGCAGTAAAAGCTTATTTGCGAGAGCAGTTAGATCTTTCAGATAAAAAACTAGTGATATTTATGGGGCCAGCTGCAGCAAAGTTTGGGTTAGGCTTAGAGCAAGACTTTGACTCATGGCGTGGGACGCAGCAGCAAGGTGAACAATGGATTGCTGTCACCCATAGTATAAATGAAATTTTACGTCTACCTCAGTGTAAAAAAGAAGCTTGGAAAGATCTTGTAGCAGTTACCGATATAGACTGGCAATAA
- the rimI gene encoding ribosomal protein S18-alanine N-acetyltransferase translates to MAFKLLDEVVKVECKSYSHPWSKGIFKDCLKSEYECWVMEKADKLIGHGVFSVAVGEAHLLNITVAPEYQGNGYGQYLLNYFLSRARDLSAEVMFLEVRSSNLSAIKLYKRIGFDEIGLRKNYYPAVDGREDALVMSYSLKQFTIGANT, encoded by the coding sequence ATGGCCTTTAAACTTTTAGATGAAGTTGTGAAGGTAGAGTGCAAATCTTACTCGCATCCTTGGAGTAAAGGTATTTTTAAAGACTGCCTTAAGTCTGAGTACGAGTGTTGGGTAATGGAAAAAGCAGATAAGCTAATTGGCCACGGTGTTTTTTCGGTAGCTGTGGGTGAAGCGCATTTGTTAAATATTACCGTTGCTCCAGAATATCAGGGAAATGGTTACGGGCAATATTTACTGAATTATTTCTTATCAAGGGCAAGAGACTTGTCAGCAGAAGTGATGTTCCTGGAAGTGAGATCATCTAATTTAAGTGCAATTAAGTTATATAAACGTATTGGGTTTGATGAGATTGGATTAAGAAAAAACTATTATCCAGCTGTTGATGGACGAGAAGATGCTTTAGTTATGTCATATAGCCTTAAGCAATTTACAATAGGTGCTAATACATAA